In a single window of the Globicephala melas chromosome 10, mGloMel1.2, whole genome shotgun sequence genome:
- the KDELR3 gene encoding ER lumen protein-retaining receptor 3 yields MNVFRILGDLSHLLAMILLLGKIWRSKCCTGISGKSQILFALVFTTRYLDLFTNFISIYNTVMKVVFLLCAYVTVYMIYGKFRKTFDSENDTFRLEFLLVPVIGLSFLENYSFTPLEILWTFSIYLESVAILPQLFMISKTGEAETITTHYLFFLGLYRALYLANWIRRYQTENFYDQIAVVSGVVQTIFYCDFFYLYVTKVLKGKKLSLPMPI; encoded by the exons ATGAACGTGTTTCGGATCCTGGGCGACCTGAGCCACCTCCTGGCCATGATCTTGCTACTGGGGAAGATCTGGCGCTCCAAGTGCTGCACGG GCATCTCTGGGAAGAGCCAGATCCTTTTCGCTCTCGTCTTCACCACCAGGTACCTGGACCTGTTCACCAACTTTATCTCCATCTACAACACAGTAATGAAG GTGGTTTTTCTCCTCTGTGCCTATGTCACGGTGTACATGATCTATGGGAAATTCCGGAAGACATTTGACAGTGAGAATGACACATTCCGCCTGGAGTTTCTTCTGGTCCCAGTCATTGGCCTCTCCTTCCTTGAAAACTACAGTTTCACTCCTCTGGAG ATTCTCTGGACTTTCTCTATCTACCTGGAATCAGTGGCCATCCTGCCGCAGCTCTTCATGATCAGCAAGACTGGAGAGGCTGAGACCATTACTACTCATTACCTGTTCTTTCTTGGGCTATACCGGGCCCTCTACTTGGCTAACTGGATCAGGCGGTACCAGACTGAGAATTTCTATGACCAAATTGCAGTGGTGTCTGGGGTAGTACAAACCATCTTCTACTGTGACTTCTTCTACTTGTATGTGACCAAAG tCCTTAAAGGAAAGAAGTTAAGTCTTCCAATGCCAATTTGA